A window of Mucilaginibacter paludis DSM 18603 contains these coding sequences:
- the bshB1 gene encoding bacillithiol biosynthesis deacetylase BshB1: protein MLKLDILVIAVHPDDAELGCSGTILKHVALGHKVGIVDLTMGELGSRGSAEIRMREAAAAAEIMGLDVRENLQLADGFFQNDQEHQLKVISAIRKYQPDIVITNAYHDRHPDHGRASELVVTSAFLSGLRKIETYADGVLQNEWRPNLLLHFIQDVYIKPDIIVDITPHWDKKIASIQAYGSQFYNPAWEEEHQTYISSAEFYPIVESRAREFGKIIGSKYGEGFLSKRILGVDNLFNLR from the coding sequence ATGCTCAAATTAGATATTCTTGTTATTGCCGTACACCCCGACGATGCCGAATTAGGCTGCTCCGGAACGATATTGAAACACGTTGCCCTTGGCCATAAAGTTGGCATAGTTGATTTAACCATGGGCGAATTAGGTAGCCGTGGTTCTGCCGAAATACGGATGCGTGAAGCTGCGGCAGCAGCCGAAATAATGGGCCTCGATGTGAGAGAGAACCTGCAACTGGCCGACGGATTTTTCCAGAACGACCAGGAGCATCAGCTCAAGGTAATATCGGCCATCCGCAAATACCAGCCCGATATTGTGATTACCAACGCCTACCACGACAGGCATCCCGACCATGGCCGGGCCAGCGAGCTGGTGGTAACATCTGCATTTTTATCAGGCTTGCGTAAAATAGAAACTTATGCCGATGGCGTGCTGCAAAACGAGTGGCGGCCCAACCTGCTGTTGCACTTTATACAGGATGTGTATATTAAACCCGATATTATAGTAGACATTACGCCGCATTGGGATAAAAAGATAGCCAGCATACAAGCCTACGGTTCGCAGTTTTACAACCCCGCCTGGGAAGAAGAGCACCAAACGTATATCTCATCGGCCGAGTTTTACCCCATTGTAGAGAGCCGTGCCCGCGAGTTTGGTAAAATAATAGGCAGTAAATACGGCGAAGGCTTTTTATCTAAAAGAATATTAGGGGTTGATAACCTGTTTAATTTGAGGTAA
- a CDS encoding antibiotic biosynthesis monooxygenase family protein yields MILEVAILQVKANQAANFEHDFNIASQYISSIPGYLRHNLQKCIEQPNKYILLVEWNTLEDHTIGFRQSAAYQNWKQLLHHYYDPFPTVEHFESVFQNPL; encoded by the coding sequence ATGATACTCGAAGTAGCAATATTGCAAGTTAAAGCCAACCAGGCAGCCAATTTTGAACATGATTTTAATATAGCCAGCCAGTATATCAGTTCGATACCGGGGTATCTTCGGCATAACCTGCAAAAATGTATCGAGCAACCTAATAAATATATTTTGCTGGTAGAGTGGAACACTCTCGAAGATCATACCATTGGGTTCAGGCAATCAGCCGCTTACCAAAACTGGAAACAATTGCTGCACCATTATTACGACCCATTCCCTACAGTTGAACACTTTGAAAGCGTATTTCAAAATCCACTGTAG
- a CDS encoding glutathione peroxidase — MDDQSIYQFNVEKLNGEEISLERYQNKVLLIVNTASECGFAPQLKDLETLRKDFEGKDFEILAFPSNDFGGQEPLDGEAISTFCELNHDTHYTIFSKIRVRGQYAHPLYKFLADKSQNGHVKSTPKWNFHKYLISPQGKVVDFFYPFTKPTSSKIKKRIERLLSSPK; from the coding sequence ATGGATGATCAAAGTATTTACCAGTTTAACGTTGAAAAGTTAAACGGTGAGGAAATTAGTTTGGAGCGATACCAAAACAAAGTTCTTTTAATTGTTAATACAGCGTCGGAGTGTGGCTTTGCGCCGCAACTTAAAGACCTTGAAACCCTGCGTAAAGATTTTGAAGGCAAAGACTTTGAGATCCTGGCCTTTCCGTCGAACGATTTTGGCGGGCAGGAACCCCTGGATGGCGAAGCCATCAGCACTTTTTGCGAGCTGAACCATGATACGCATTATACCATTTTTAGCAAAATCAGGGTGAGGGGGCAGTACGCGCATCCGCTGTACAAATTTTTGGCCGATAAAAGCCAGAATGGCCACGTCAAATCAACCCCGAAGTGGAATTTTCATAAGTATTTAATTAGTCCGCAGGGCAAGGTGGTCGACTTTTTTTACCCCTTTACCAAGCCAACTTCATCTAAAATAAAAAAGCGGATAGAACGCTTACTTTCTTCGCCTAAATAA